A window from Salminus brasiliensis chromosome 7, fSalBra1.hap2, whole genome shotgun sequence encodes these proteins:
- the slc25a55a gene encoding solute carrier family 25 member 55a isoform X1 — MSQQQISLPAKLINGGIAGIVGVTCVFPIDLAKTRLQNQRPGQQIYKNMMDCLIKTVRSEGYFGMYRGAAVNLTLVTPEKAIKLAANDFFRHHLAKHGKGLTVFKEMMAGCGAGMCQVIITTPMEMLKIQLQDAGRLAAQQRMPGILASNKLAPTNAVLSRSYNVVSSPSVQAVSATQIAKRLLRTEGIQGLYKGLGATLMRDVPFSIVYFPLFANLNRLGKCAEDEVAPFYWSFISGCVAGSTAAVAVNPCDVVKTRLQSLSKGANEETYRGVLDCVSKIMKKEGPSAFLKGAGCRALVIAPLFGIAQVMYFVGVGEFILGQSPFNLLSP; from the exons ATGTCTCAGCAGCAAATCAG CCTTCCAGCCAAACTAATCAATGGTGGCATTGCTGGTATTGTTGGGGTCACTTGCGTGTTCCCCATTGACCTGGCTAAGACCAGACTCCAGAACCAGAGACCAGGACAACAGATCTACAAGAACAT gatGGACTGTCTAATCAAAACAGTACGATCAGAGGGGTACTTTGGCATGTACAGAG GTGCTGCTGTGAATCTTACTCTGGTTACACCTGAGAAAGCCATCAAGTTGGCAGCCAATGACTTCTTTCGCCACCACCTTGCCAAACATGG GAAGGGcttgactgtgtttaaagagATGATGGCTGGGTGTGGGGCAGGCATGTGCCAAGTCATAATCACTACTCCCATGGAGATGCTGAAAATTCAGCTTCAAGATGCTGGAAGATTAG CTGCCCAGCAAAGAATGCCTGGTATCCTGGCTTCCAATAAACTGGCTCCAACAAATGCTGTGCTGAGCCGGTCCTACAACGTGGTGTCAAGCCCATCTGTACAGGCTGTGTCTGCCACCCAGATTGCAAAACGGCTCCTGCGCACTGAGGGTATCCAAGGCCTGTACAAAGGTCTGGGCGCTACACTCATGAG aGACGTGCCGTTCTCTATCGTCTACTTTCCTCTTTTTGCTAATCTAAACCGCTTAGGAAAGTGCGCTGAAGACGAAGTGGcgcctttctattggtccttcaTTTCTGGTTGTGTCGCTGGTTCcactgctgcagtggcagtTAACCCATGTGATG TGGTGAAAACTAGGCTGCAGTCACTGAGCAAAGGGGCCAATGAGGAGACGTACCGCGGTGTGCTCGACTGTGTGAG TAAGATCATGAAGAAAGAAGGGCCATCTGCTTTCTTGAAGGGAGCTGGCTGCAGGGCACTGGTCATTGCACCTCTTTTTGGCATTGCACAAGTGATGTACTTTGTTGGAGTTGGAGAGTTCATTTTGGGCCAAAGCCCCTTTAACCTCCTCTCTCCTTAA
- the slc25a55a gene encoding solute carrier family 25 member 55a isoform X2, with translation MGLYFCEECCLFASVFFMLQTWVPPGIVKASRLRRSHAGGAAVNLTLVTPEKAIKLAANDFFRHHLAKHGKGLTVFKEMMAGCGAGMCQVIITTPMEMLKIQLQDAGRLAAQQRMPGILASNKLAPTNAVLSRSYNVVSSPSVQAVSATQIAKRLLRTEGIQGLYKGLGATLMRDVPFSIVYFPLFANLNRLGKCAEDEVAPFYWSFISGCVAGSTAAVAVNPCDVVKTRLQSLSKGANEETYRGVLDCVSKIMKKEGPSAFLKGAGCRALVIAPLFGIAQVMYFVGVGEFILGQSPFNLLSP, from the exons ATGGGTCTCTACTTCTGTGAGGAATGCTGTTTGTTTGCATCTGTGTTTTTCATGTTACAGACGTGGGTCCCCCCTGGGATAGTGAAGGCTAGCCGATTAAGGCGCAGCCACGCTGGAG GTGCTGCTGTGAATCTTACTCTGGTTACACCTGAGAAAGCCATCAAGTTGGCAGCCAATGACTTCTTTCGCCACCACCTTGCCAAACATGG GAAGGGcttgactgtgtttaaagagATGATGGCTGGGTGTGGGGCAGGCATGTGCCAAGTCATAATCACTACTCCCATGGAGATGCTGAAAATTCAGCTTCAAGATGCTGGAAGATTAG CTGCCCAGCAAAGAATGCCTGGTATCCTGGCTTCCAATAAACTGGCTCCAACAAATGCTGTGCTGAGCCGGTCCTACAACGTGGTGTCAAGCCCATCTGTACAGGCTGTGTCTGCCACCCAGATTGCAAAACGGCTCCTGCGCACTGAGGGTATCCAAGGCCTGTACAAAGGTCTGGGCGCTACACTCATGAG aGACGTGCCGTTCTCTATCGTCTACTTTCCTCTTTTTGCTAATCTAAACCGCTTAGGAAAGTGCGCTGAAGACGAAGTGGcgcctttctattggtccttcaTTTCTGGTTGTGTCGCTGGTTCcactgctgcagtggcagtTAACCCATGTGATG TGGTGAAAACTAGGCTGCAGTCACTGAGCAAAGGGGCCAATGAGGAGACGTACCGCGGTGTGCTCGACTGTGTGAG TAAGATCATGAAGAAAGAAGGGCCATCTGCTTTCTTGAAGGGAGCTGGCTGCAGGGCACTGGTCATTGCACCTCTTTTTGGCATTGCACAAGTGATGTACTTTGTTGGAGTTGGAGAGTTCATTTTGGGCCAAAGCCCCTTTAACCTCCTCTCTCCTTAA
- the tshba gene encoding thyroid stimulating hormone subunit beta a, protein MSAAVLVAGILGLLMKTAMPMCIPTEYTLYVDKQECDYCVAVNTTICMGFCFSRDSNMKELLGPRFLIQRSCTYQKVEYRTAVLPGCPPHVDPHFTYPVALSCHCSMCNTRSDECSHKGNSARAKCSKPIRHWYPDPVENDLIQPDWLQLFE, encoded by the exons ATGTCTGCTGCTGTGTTGGTGGCTGGTATACTAGGCCTTCTGATGAAGACAGCCATGCCAATGTGCATTCCTACTGAATACACTCTGTACGTTGATAAGCAAGAGTGCGACTACTGCGTAGCAGTCAACACCACCATTTGCATGGGCTTCTGTTTTTCCAGG GACAGTAACATGAAGGAGTTGCTGGGGCCTCGCTTTCTGATACAGCGAAGCTGTACTTATCAGAAGGTGGAGTACCGCACAGCTGTTCTCCCCGGCTGCCCCCCACACGTCGATCCTCACTTCACCTACCCTGTGGCTCTTAGCTGCCACTGCAGCATGTGCAACACACGCAGCGACGAATGTTCTCACAAAGGCAACAGTGCTAGAGCTAAATGCTCCAAACCAATCAGGCATTGGTACCCCGATCCTGTGGAGAATGACCTTATCCAGCCTGACTGGCTTCAGCTGTTTGAGTAA
- the slc5a8l gene encoding sodium-coupled monocarboxylate transporter 1 has translation MAGTGGAVATFSVWDYVVFVGIVLLAAGIGLFQAIRGRKKNSSDEFLLGGRQMTAVPVAMSLTASFMSGITVIGTPAEAYLYGTPFWLFAFSYSIMSTISAEIFVPLFYRLGITSTYEYLEMRFNKLIRVIGTTMYISQTALYTGMVIYAPALALNQITGLDLWGVLVATGTVCIIYCTLGGLKAVIWTDVFQMVIMLSGFVAVITRGAILQGGLGKIWEDSYNGDRLNTFDFDADPLRRHTFWTIVVGGSLMWASMYAINQSQVQRYISCRTMTHAKMSLYVNMVGLWVTVSLAMMCGLTMYSVYKNCDPLNNKDVASSDQLLPYLVMDILAEYPGVPGLFVAAAYSGTLSTVSSSINALVAVTVEDFVKPVWPTMTDKQASWINMGLSVFFGAVCIAMAAVASLMGSVLQAALSIFGMISGPLLGLFLLGMFFRCANSTGGLTGLITGLVITLWVGIGAQVYPPLPIKTRPLPLSVAGCVSDINITTTAAAWSSPALLTLPPSNERPALADSWYSLSYLYFCPVGTLITMITGLIISAISGGCKQEKIRPELMISKRDLICFGCSGKDEENPESDLIEKAGADPLYGLDNPYFADKEDKLKEKEIDKISKF, from the exons ATGGCTGGCACTGGAGGTGCAGTGGCTACATTTTCAGTCTGGGACTATGTGGTGTTTGTTGGGATCGTCCTGTTGGCAGCCGGCATTGGGCTGTTTCAAGCCATCCGGGGGCGTAAAAAGAACAGCAGTGATGAGTTTTTGCTTGGGGGTCGTCAGATGACCGCAGTGCCAGTTGCGATGTCACTCACGGCGAGCTTCATGTCAGGGATAACAGTGATTGGCACCCCGGCAGAGGCCTACTTGTACGGCACACCATTCTGGCTCTTTGCCTTCTCTTATTCCATAATGTCCACCATCAGCGCTGAGATTTTTGTGCCCCTGTTCTATCGTCTGGGCATCACCAGTACATATGAG TACTTGGAGATGCGTTTCAATAAACTCATCCGAGTGATAGGAACAACCATGTACATTTCTCAGACA GCTTTGTACACAGGCATGGTCATATATGCCCCTGCTCTTGCCCTCAATCAAA TCACTGGTCTGGACCTTTGGGGAGTGCTGGTGGCCACAGGCACTGTCTGCATCATCTATTGCACCCTG GGAGGCTTGAAGGCAGTGATATGGACAGATGTGTTCCAGATGGTCATTATGCTGAGTGGGTTTGTGGCAGTCATCACTCGCGGGGCCATTCTTCAAGGAGGCTTAGGAAAAATCTGGGAAGATAGCTACAACGGTGACCGCCTAAACACATTTGA TTTTGATGCAGATCCTTTGAGGCGTCACACTTTTTGGACCATTGTTGTTGGGGGCAGTTTGATGTGGGCGTCAATGTACGCCATTAACCAATCACAAGTGCAGCGCTATATCTCCTGCCGCACTATGACTCATGCCAAAAT GTCTCTGTATGTCAATATGGTGGGCCTGTGGGTTACTGTGAGTTTGGCCATGATGTGTGGCCTCACCATGTACTCAGTCTACAAAAATTGTGATCCTCTTAATAACAAAGATGTGGCATCTTCAGACCAG CTCCTTCCATACTTGGTAATGGACATCCTAGCAGAATACCCAggagtcccaggtttgtttgtAGCAGCTGCATACAGCGGGACTTTGAG TACGGTGTCATCCAGCATTAATGCTCTAGTGGCCGTCACAGTGGAGGACTTTGTGAAGCCTGTATGGCCCACTATGACTGACAAACAGGCGTCCTGGATTAACATGGGCTTGA GTGTGTTCTTTGGGGCTGTGTGCATTGCTATGGCAGCCGTTGCTTCCTTGATGGGGAGTGTACTGCAG GCAGCCCTGTCCATATTCGGTATGATCAGTGGACCTCTCCTGGGCCTCTTCCTGCTGGGAATGTTTTTCCGCTGCGCTAATTCCACA GGAGGTCTGACAGGTTTGATCACCGGCCTTGTAATAACACTGTGGGTGGGAATTGGTGCTCAGGTGTACCCTCCATTACCTATAAAGACAAGACCACTTCCCCTCAGCGTGGCTGGATGTGTCTCAGACATAAACATTACCACTACAGCGGCAGCATGGTCCAGCCCAGCCTTACTCACCTTACCACCAAG CAATGAGAGACCAGCTCTAGCAGATTCTTGGTATTCCTTGTCCTATTTGTACTTCTGTCCTGTGGGCACGTTGATAACCATGATCACTGGGCTAATCATTAGCGCTATTTCAG GTGGCTGTAAGCAGGAGAAGATACGGCCAGAGCTGATGATCAGTAAGAGAGATCTCATCTGCTTtggctgcagtggaaaagatGAAGAG AACCCTGAGTCAGACCTAATAGAGAAGGCTGGAGCAGACCCTCTCTATGGATTGGACAACCCATACTTTgctgataaagaagacaaactGAAGGAAAAGGAGATTGATAAGATCAGCAAGTTCTAA
- the LOC140560306 gene encoding uncharacterized protein isoform X2: MDKFNHLFVFCGLLIPFSWALTTITNTPITPTTEPVRHSTTGNLTGNTSNSLSNNSVQNTTDTTTPSNDYLGTSTTPNSTTSSMQNSSTMPSPTVQTKITTVEIKSSTDMTTTSLATQPASKSTTLVSTTLTTFRSSAATVHGNESTSGTAATNLTTETPPGNKTNNETTGAGLKLSEKSMTILFSVILGVIVLLVLGQIVYKVSRNKQRRVQYSHRPLYNEDTGEHFVVPDDTLVISGGLYDGPQIYNPTVTALNDEDQPTFTYMPTQLRLEFLREEQGTDQDYEATSFETFKTTDTSPK; the protein is encoded by the exons ATGGATAAGTTTAATCATCTGTTTGTGTTCTGTGGTCTTCTGATTCCATTTTCCTGGGCTCTAACCACTATTACCAATACACCAATAACCCCCACTACAGAGCCAGTCAGGCACAGTACAACTGGAAACCTTACAGGCAACACTTCAAACTCTTTATCAAACAATTCAGTTCAAAACACTACTGATACCACAACTCCTTCAAACGACTATTTGGGGACCTCAACAACCCCCAACAGCACAACGTCTAGCATGCAGAACAGCTCAACAATGCCAAGCCCAACGGTTCAGACCAAAATTACAACAGTGGAAATAAAATCCTCCACCGACATGACAACCACAAGTCTTGCGACACAGCCTGCCTCTAAATCTACAACTTTAGTGAGCACCACCTTAACAACATTCCGTTCTTCAGCGGCAACTGTGCATGGCAACGAGAGCACATCCGGCACTGCAGCAACAAACCTAACCACTGAAACGCCCCctggaaacaaaacaaacaatgaaACTACAG GTGCTGGCCTAAAGCTTTCAGAAAAGTCTATGACCATTTTGTTCAGTGTGATACTAGGTGTGATAGTTCTGTTAGTTCTGGGGCAGATCGTGTACAAAGTCAgcagaaataaacaaagaagaGTCCAGTATTCTCACCGCCCTCTCTATAATGAAGATACAG GCGAACACTTTGTGGTGCCAGACGACACACTAGTGATTTCAGGAGGGCTCTATGATGGCCCTCAGATCTACAACCCCACAGTGACTGCACTAAATGATGAAGACCAGCCCACTTTTACTTACATGCCTACACAGCTCCGCTTGGAGTTCTTGCGTGAAGAGCAGGGAACAGACCAAGATTATGAAGCTACCAGCTTTGAAACCTTCAAGACAACTGACACAAGCcctaaataa
- the LOC140560306 gene encoding uncharacterized protein isoform X1, producing the protein MDKFNHLFVFCGLLIPFSWALTTITNTPITPTTEPVRHSTTGNLTGNTSNSLSNNSVQNTTDTTTPSNDYLGTSTTPNSTTSSMQNSSTMPSPTVQTKITTVEIKSSTDMTTTSLATQPASKSTTLVSTTLTTFRSSAATVHGNESTSGTAATNLTTETPPGNKTNNETTAGAGLKLSEKSMTILFSVILGVIVLLVLGQIVYKVSRNKQRRVQYSHRPLYNEDTGEHFVVPDDTLVISGGLYDGPQIYNPTVTALNDEDQPTFTYMPTQLRLEFLREEQGTDQDYEATSFETFKTTDTSPK; encoded by the exons ATGGATAAGTTTAATCATCTGTTTGTGTTCTGTGGTCTTCTGATTCCATTTTCCTGGGCTCTAACCACTATTACCAATACACCAATAACCCCCACTACAGAGCCAGTCAGGCACAGTACAACTGGAAACCTTACAGGCAACACTTCAAACTCTTTATCAAACAATTCAGTTCAAAACACTACTGATACCACAACTCCTTCAAACGACTATTTGGGGACCTCAACAACCCCCAACAGCACAACGTCTAGCATGCAGAACAGCTCAACAATGCCAAGCCCAACGGTTCAGACCAAAATTACAACAGTGGAAATAAAATCCTCCACCGACATGACAACCACAAGTCTTGCGACACAGCCTGCCTCTAAATCTACAACTTTAGTGAGCACCACCTTAACAACATTCCGTTCTTCAGCGGCAACTGTGCATGGCAACGAGAGCACATCCGGCACTGCAGCAACAAACCTAACCACTGAAACGCCCCctggaaacaaaacaaacaatgaaACTACAG CAGGTGCTGGCCTAAAGCTTTCAGAAAAGTCTATGACCATTTTGTTCAGTGTGATACTAGGTGTGATAGTTCTGTTAGTTCTGGGGCAGATCGTGTACAAAGTCAgcagaaataaacaaagaagaGTCCAGTATTCTCACCGCCCTCTCTATAATGAAGATACAG GCGAACACTTTGTGGTGCCAGACGACACACTAGTGATTTCAGGAGGGCTCTATGATGGCCCTCAGATCTACAACCCCACAGTGACTGCACTAAATGATGAAGACCAGCCCACTTTTACTTACATGCCTACACAGCTCCGCTTGGAGTTCTTGCGTGAAGAGCAGGGAACAGACCAAGATTATGAAGCTACCAGCTTTGAAACCTTCAAGACAACTGACACAAGCcctaaataa